AGGAGAGCGACCGGGAGCTGTACGCCTTCGACCGGGAGCCCGTCCGCCACCCGGTCGCCGAGTCCGACACCGCGACGATCAACTACACCAGCGGGACGACCGCCCGCCCCAAGGGCGTCCGCCTCACCCACCGCAACCTCTGGCTCAACGCCACGCTGATGGGCCTGCACTTCGGCGCGAGCGACCGGGACGTCTACCTGCACACCCTGCCGATGTTCCACGCCAACGGCTGGGGCCTGCCGTACGTGATCACCGGGCTCGGCGGACAGCACATCGTGCTGCGCAAGGTGGACGGCGCCGAGATCCTGCGCCGCGTCGCGGAGCACGGGGTGACCTTCCTGTGCGGGGCGCCGGCCGTGGTGTCGATGGTGCTCGCCGCCGCCGAGACCTGGGACGGGCCGGTGCCCGGCCGCGACCGGGTCCGCATGGTGGTGGCCGGCGCCCCGCCGCCGACCTCGGTGATCGAGCGGGTGGAGCGCGAACTCGGCTGGGAGTTCCTGCAGATCTACGGCCTCACCGAGACCTCCCCGGTGGTGACGGTCAACCGCACCCGCGCCGAGTGGGACGGCCTCTCCACCGCCGAACGCGCCGAGCGGCTCGTCCGGGCCGGCGCCCCGTCGCTCGGCACCACGATCCGCGTCGACGAGGAGGGCGAGGTGCTGGTGCGCTCCAACACCGTCCTCGACGGCTACTGGGAGCGGCCCGACGAGACCGACGCCGCGCTGCGCGACGACTGGTTCCACACCGGCGACGGCGGCACCATGACCGACGGCTACCTCACCATCTCCGACCGCAAGAAGGACGTGATCATCACCGGCGGCGAGAACGTCTCCTCGATCGAGGTGGAGGACTGCCTCTACGACCACCCGGCCGTCGCCGAGGTGGCAGTGATCGGTGTCCCCGACGAGAAGTGGGGCGAGACGATCAAGGCCCTGGTGGTGCTCCGCGAGGGCGCGGACGCCGACGAGGAGCAGCTGATCGCGCACTGCAAGCAGCGCCTGGCCGGCTACAAGGCGCCGACCTCGGTGGAGTTCCGGCAGACGCTGCCGCGCACCACCACCGGCAAGCTGCAGAAGTTCCGGCTGCGCGAGCCCTACTGGGCGGGCCGGGAGCGCACGGTCAACTGATCAGCCCGTGCCGGCGGGCGGTGACCAGCAGCTCCA
The Kitasatospora paranensis genome window above contains:
- a CDS encoding AMP-binding protein translates to MQTPLTVMDFLDRAELVYGDRVGIVDEPAQPAGSWGDVTYRRVAELARAQAAGLDRLGVGPGERVAVVSHNSARLMTSLYGVSGFGRVLVPVNFRLRAEEVAYIVEQSGASVLLLDPEVADALAGVPARHRFVLGEESDRELYAFDREPVRHPVAESDTATINYTSGTTARPKGVRLTHRNLWLNATLMGLHFGASDRDVYLHTLPMFHANGWGLPYVITGLGGQHIVLRKVDGAEILRRVAEHGVTFLCGAPAVVSMVLAAAETWDGPVPGRDRVRMVVAGAPPPTSVIERVERELGWEFLQIYGLTETSPVVTVNRTRAEWDGLSTAERAERLVRAGAPSLGTTIRVDEEGEVLVRSNTVLDGYWERPDETDAALRDDWFHTGDGGTMTDGYLTISDRKKDVIITGGENVSSIEVEDCLYDHPAVAEVAVIGVPDEKWGETIKALVVLREGADADEEQLIAHCKQRLAGYKAPTSVEFRQTLPRTTTGKLQKFRLREPYWAGRERTVN